One stretch of Pelmatolapia mariae isolate MD_Pm_ZW linkage group LG3_W, Pm_UMD_F_2, whole genome shotgun sequence DNA includes these proteins:
- the LOC134624956 gene encoding dynactin subunit 1-like isoform X6, which yields MSSSGTVESSKPPKIGSIVEVTGKGQRGTVAYIGATLFASGKWVGVILDEPKGKNDGTVQGKRYFTCEENHGIFVRQSQIQVVEDGSSANSPDTPESGTAKTLKQKDIPETPKTSKQQPASIKKSSARRSAKASRESLASSLSGDVSEAGLSSQQGALGAPVIPQPSGSPAAAAASVPATPSKVEPGISKQEEESLRAQVKDLEEKLETLKMKRTEDKAKLKELEKHKIQLEQLQEWKTKMQEQQAELQKQLKEAKKEAREAQEAKERYMEEMSDTADAIEMATLDKEMAEERAESLQVEVDTLKEKVEELSMDLEILRHEISEKGSDGAASSYQVKQLEEQNSRLKEALVRMRDLSASEKQEHVKLQKQTEKKNVELETLRTQKEKLQEELKQAEATIDELKEQVDAALGSEEMVETLTERNLDLEEKVRELRETVTDLEAINEMNDELQENARETEMELREQLDLSGAKVREAEKRVEAAQETVADYQQTINKYRELTGSLQEANRELISQQNANAEQVQQPPAELFDFKIKFAETKAYAKAIEMELRKMEVAQSNRQVSLLTSFMPDSFLRHGGDHDCILVLLLIPRLICKAELISKQAQEKFDLNGNPVQGTGLRGPPGEQRSFASGLVYSLSLLQATLHKYEQALNTCSVDVFKRMGTLYSEMSFHERSLDYFIDLLHKDQLDETVQVEPLTKAIKYYQQLYSIHLADHTEDCTVQLADHIKFTQSALDCMVVEVARLRAFLSSGQESSGLAVLLKDLDTSCSDIRQFCKKIRRRMPGTDVAGVPAALSFGPEVSETLTECRRQLTRVVAVLQEVAAAGAQMVPSLGEQEGLNALKLEDIACKVVEQVYGSHGVNGPELLRQSCSSVITTMNKMATAMQEGEYDAEKPQGKTLPVEMRAATVRAEMTDAEGLGVKLEDRETVIKELKKSLKIKGEELSEAHVRLSLLEKKLDTSTKDADERVEKIQTKLDENLALLKKKEKEFEETMDALQADIDQLEAEKAELKQRISNQSKMTIEGLRGPPASGIASIVQGSAGGLPPSMGGPMQVVDSPLLRQQIEAQRLGIKHLKNENNRLKAEKMRAQLASLPPLRPPKLPQVSKESSMPPEGLNTGIYRRTDQLLATLLKLSAEVKVVDITGKTAVSASAQLLEQTARLQNLSDALDKLKGEVAEHVVSYQPGAKASSDFATFPVTSFTKAKEEKQGDTVFIGRVAIPCTRGQEQVHHLVLSKPQLQQVHSLLMV from the exons ATGAGCAGCTCAGGAACAGTGGAGAGTAGTAAACCTCCAAAG ATTGGCTCTATAGTCGAGGTGACAGGAAAGGGTCAGCGCGGCACTGTTGCCTACATTGGCGCTACCCTCTTTGCTTCTGGGAAATGGGTGGGTGTCATACTGGATGAGCCGAAAGGCAAGAACGATGGCACCGTGCAGGGCAAACGCTACTTCACCTGTGAGGAAAATCACGGCATATTCGTCAGGCAGTCCCAG ATCCAGGTGGTAGAAGATGGCTCCAGTGCCAACTCACCAGATACCCCTGAGTCTGGAACAGCAAAGACACTTAAGCAAAAAG acATTCCTGAAACTcccaaaacaagcaaacag CAACCAGCGAGCATTAAAAAG TCCTCTGCCCGCCGCTCGGCAAAG GCTTCTCGTGAGAGTCTCGCATCCTCTCTGTCTGGTGATGTCAGTGAGGCGGGCCTGTCCTCCCAGCAGGGTGCTCTGGGCGCCCCTGTCATACCTCAGCCCAGTGGgtcacctgcagcagcagctgcttctGTTCCAGCTACTCCGAGCAAG GTGGAACCTGGCATATCCAAGCAG GAGGAGGAATCACTGCGAGCTCAAGTCAAGGACCTGGAGGAGAAACTGGAGACTTTGAAGATGAAGCGAACAGAAGACAAAGCCAAGCTTAAGGAACTGGAGAAACACAAGATCCAGTTGGAGCAGCTTCAGGAGTGGAAGACCAAAATGCAGGAGCAGCAGGCCGAGCTGCAGAAACAACTCAAAGAGGCCAAGAAG GAAGCCAGGGAGGCACAGGAAGCCAAGGAGCGCTACATGGAGGAGATGTCTGACACGGCAGATGCCATAGAGATGGCCACGCTGGACAAAGAGATGGCAGAAGAGAGAGCAGAATCGCTCCAGGTTGAGGTGGATACCCTGAAAGAGAAAGTGGAGGAGCTCTCAATGGACCTGGAGATCCTTAGGCATGAGATTTCAGAGAAAG GCTCAGATGGAGCTGCCTCCAGTTACCAGGTCAAGCAGCTGGAGGAGCAGAACAGCAGACTCAAGGAGGCGCTGGTCAG GATGAGAGATCTGTCTGCTTCGGAGAAACAGGAACATGTGAAGCTTCAGAAGCAGACGGAGAAGAAGAACGTGGAGCTGGAGACTCTGAGGACtcagaaagaaaaactgcaggaaGAGCTCAAGCAGGCAGAGGCCACAATCGATGAACTGAAGGAACAG GTGGATGCTGCTCTGGGCTCAGAGGAGATGGTGGAGACCCTGACAGAGAGGAACCTCGACCTTGAGGAGAAAGTCAGAGAGCTGAGAGAAACAGTGACTGATCTG GAAGCCATCAATGAGATGAATGATGAGCTCCAAGAGAATGCCAGAGAAACGGAGATGGAGCTGAGGGAGCAGCTCGATCTGAGTGGAGCAAAGGTCAGAGAGGCAGAAAAAAGGGTGGAAGCTGCCCAGGAGACTGTAGCTGATTACCAGCAGACCATCAACAAATACAGAGAACTCACTGGCTCACTTCAG GAGGCCAACAGGGAGCTCATCAGTCAGCAGAATGCAAATGCAGAACAAGTTCAGCAACCACCTGCAGAGCTGTTTGACTTTAAGATCAAGTTTGCAGAGACCAAGGCTTACGCCAAG GCCATTGAGATGGAGCTGAGGAAAATGGAAGTAGCTCAGTCGAACAGACAGGTGTCCCTCCTCACCTCCTTCATGCCAGACTCCTTCCTTCGCCATGGTGGGGACCATGACTGTATTCTGGTGCTCCTGCTTATTCCCAGGCTCATCTGCAAG GCTGAACTCATCAGTAAACAGGCACAGGAGAAGTTTGACTTGAACGGGAACCCGGTGCAGGGAACAGGGCTCAGAGGGCCTCCGGGAGAACAGCGCAGTTTCGCTTCAGGACTGGTCTACTCTCTCAGCCTGCTGCAGGCCACCCTGCATAAATATGAACA GGCTCTGAACACCTGCAGCGTGGACGTTTTTAAGCGCATGGGAACACTTTACTCTGAAATGAGTTTCCATGAACGCTCTCTGGATTATTTCATAGATCTGCTGCATAAAGATCAGCTGGATGAGACAGTTCAGGTGGAACCTCTTACTAAGGCCATCAAGTACTATCAG CAACTGTACAGTATCCATCTGGCAGATCACACTGAAGACTGCACAGTGCAGCTGGCTGATCACATTAAG TTTACTCAGAGTGCCCTGGACTGTATGGTAGTGGAGGTAGCTCGTCTGCGCGCCTTCCTGTCATCAGGACAGGAGAGCTCTGGTTTAGCAGTTCTTCTGAAGGACCTGGACACCTCCTGTTCTGATATCAGACAGTTTTGTAAGAAGATCCGCCGTCGCATGCCCGGAACAGATGTGGCTGGAGTCCCCGCTGCTCTCAGTTTTGGACCAGAG GTTTCAGAGACGCTGACCGAGTGCAGGCGTCAGTTGACCCGTGTGGTTGCGGTACTTCAAGAGGTAGCTGCAGCTGGAGCTCAGATGGTTCCTTCGCTGGGAGAACAGGAAGGTCTCAATGCTCTTAAACTGGAGGATATTGCCTGCAAGGTTGTGGAGCAG GTATATGGTTCCCATGGTGTAAATGGCCCAGAGTTACTGCGGCAGTCTTGCAGCTCTGTCATCACCACCATGAACAAGATGGCTACAGCCATGCAGGAAGGAGAGTATGATGCTGAAAAACCACAGGGAAAG ACTCTTCCAGTGGAAATGAGAGCAGCCACAGTCAGGGCAGAAATGACTGACGCCGAAGGTCTGGGAGTCAAACTAGAAGACAGAGAAACCGTCATCAAGGAGCTCAAGAAGTCTCTCAAGATTAAG GGTGAGGAGCTGAGTGAGGCCCATGTCCGCCTCAGCCTCTTGGAGAAGAAGCTGGACACCTCCACCAAAGATGCTGATGAACGTGTGGAGAAGATTCAGACCAAATTGGATGAGAACCTTGCCCtgctgaagaagaaagaaaa GGAGTTTGAGGAGACGATGGATGCTTTGCAGGCTGATATTGACCAGCTGGAGGCTGAGAAGGCAGAGCTGAAACAACGAATCAGTAACCAGTCAAAGATGACCATTGAAGGCCTGAGAGGTCCACCTGCCTCAGGAATTGCCTCCATCGTTCAGGGATCAGCAGGAG GTCTGCCTCCCTCTATGGGAGGGCCAATGCAGGTGGTGGACTCTCCTCTCCTCAGGCAGCAGATTGAGGCCCAGAGGCTGGGTATTAAACACCttaagaatgaaaacaacagactcAAG GCAGAGAAAATGAGAGCCCAGCTAGCCTCCCTGCCACCGCTCCGCCCTCCTAAACTCCCACAAGTGTCTAAAGAAAGCTCCATGCCTCCAGAGGGACTAAACACAGGGATATACCGAAGGACTGACCAGCTGCTGGCAACCCTGCTCAAGCTGAGTGCCGAGGTTAAAGTGGTGGACATCACTGGAAAGACGGCAG TTAGTGCAAGCGCTCAGCTCCTGGAGCAGACAGCTCGTCTGCAGAACCTCAGTGATGCTCTGGATAAACTCAAG GGTGAGGTAGCTGAACATGTGGTCTCATATCAGCCTGGAGCAAAGGCTTCTTCTGACTTTGCTACATTCCCCGTCACCTCTTTTACTAAG GCCAAGGAAGAGAAGCAGGGAGACACGGTATTCATTGGCCGTGTTGCGATTCCATGCACCCGTGGGCAGGAACAAGTCCACCATCTCGTCCTATCAAAGCCGCAGTTGCAGCAAGTGCACAGTCTCCTCATGGTTTAG
- the LOC134624956 gene encoding dynactin subunit 1-like isoform X5, which produces MALNRRHSYTPRLTSPLISKMSSSGTVESSKPPKIGSIVEVTGKGQRGTVAYIGATLFASGKWVGVILDEPKGKNDGTVQGKRYFTCEENHGIFVRQSQIQVVEDGSSANSPDTPESGTAKTLKQKDIPETPKTSKQASRESLASSLSGDVSEAGLSSQQGALGAPVIPQPSGSPAAAAASVPATPSKVEPGISKQEEESLRAQVKDLEEKLETLKMKRTEDKAKLKELEKHKIQLEQLQEWKTKMQEQQAELQKQLKEAKKEAREAQEAKERYMEEMSDTADAIEMATLDKEMAEERAESLQVEVDTLKEKVEELSMDLEILRHEISEKGSDGAASSYQVKQLEEQNSRLKEALVRMRDLSASEKQEHVKLQKQTEKKNVELETLRTQKEKLQEELKQAEATIDELKEQVDAALGSEEMVETLTERNLDLEEKVRELRETVTDLEAINEMNDELQENARETEMELREQLDLSGAKVREAEKRVEAAQETVADYQQTINKYRELTGSLQEANRELISQQNANAEQVQQPPAELFDFKIKFAETKAYAKAIEMELRKMEVAQSNRQVSLLTSFMPDSFLRHGGDHDCILVLLLIPRLICKAELISKQAQEKFDLNGNPVQGTGLRGPPGEQRSFASGLVYSLSLLQATLHKYEQALNTCSVDVFKRMGTLYSEMSFHERSLDYFIDLLHKDQLDETVQVEPLTKAIKYYQQLYSIHLADHTEDCTVQLADHIKFTQSALDCMVVEVARLRAFLSSGQESSGLAVLLKDLDTSCSDIRQFCKKIRRRMPGTDVAGVPAALSFGPEVSETLTECRRQLTRVVAVLQEVAAAGAQMVPSLGEQEGLNALKLEDIACKVVEQVYGSHGVNGPELLRQSCSSVITTMNKMATAMQEGEYDAEKPQGKTLPVEMRAATVRAEMTDAEGLGVKLEDRETVIKELKKSLKIKGEELSEAHVRLSLLEKKLDTSTKDADERVEKIQTKLDENLALLKKKEKEFEETMDALQADIDQLEAEKAELKQRISNQSKMTIEGLRGPPASGIASIVQGSAGGLPPSMGGPMQVVDSPLLRQQIEAQRLGIKHLKNENNRLKAEKMRAQLASLPPLRPPKLPQVSKESSMPPEGLNTGIYRRTDQLLATLLKLSAEVKVVDITGKTAVSASAQLLEQTARLQNLSDALDKLKGEVAEHVVSYQPGAKASSDFATFPVTSFTKAKEEKQGDTVFIGRVAIPCTRGQEQVHHLVLSKPQLQQVHSLLMV; this is translated from the exons ATGGCTTTGAACAGACGTCACTCTTACACTCCCAGG CTGACCAGCCCACTGATCAGCAAAATGAGCAGCTCAGGAACAGTGGAGAGTAGTAAACCTCCAAAG ATTGGCTCTATAGTCGAGGTGACAGGAAAGGGTCAGCGCGGCACTGTTGCCTACATTGGCGCTACCCTCTTTGCTTCTGGGAAATGGGTGGGTGTCATACTGGATGAGCCGAAAGGCAAGAACGATGGCACCGTGCAGGGCAAACGCTACTTCACCTGTGAGGAAAATCACGGCATATTCGTCAGGCAGTCCCAG ATCCAGGTGGTAGAAGATGGCTCCAGTGCCAACTCACCAGATACCCCTGAGTCTGGAACAGCAAAGACACTTAAGCAAAAAG acATTCCTGAAACTcccaaaacaagcaaacag GCTTCTCGTGAGAGTCTCGCATCCTCTCTGTCTGGTGATGTCAGTGAGGCGGGCCTGTCCTCCCAGCAGGGTGCTCTGGGCGCCCCTGTCATACCTCAGCCCAGTGGgtcacctgcagcagcagctgcttctGTTCCAGCTACTCCGAGCAAG GTGGAACCTGGCATATCCAAGCAG GAGGAGGAATCACTGCGAGCTCAAGTCAAGGACCTGGAGGAGAAACTGGAGACTTTGAAGATGAAGCGAACAGAAGACAAAGCCAAGCTTAAGGAACTGGAGAAACACAAGATCCAGTTGGAGCAGCTTCAGGAGTGGAAGACCAAAATGCAGGAGCAGCAGGCCGAGCTGCAGAAACAACTCAAAGAGGCCAAGAAG GAAGCCAGGGAGGCACAGGAAGCCAAGGAGCGCTACATGGAGGAGATGTCTGACACGGCAGATGCCATAGAGATGGCCACGCTGGACAAAGAGATGGCAGAAGAGAGAGCAGAATCGCTCCAGGTTGAGGTGGATACCCTGAAAGAGAAAGTGGAGGAGCTCTCAATGGACCTGGAGATCCTTAGGCATGAGATTTCAGAGAAAG GCTCAGATGGAGCTGCCTCCAGTTACCAGGTCAAGCAGCTGGAGGAGCAGAACAGCAGACTCAAGGAGGCGCTGGTCAG GATGAGAGATCTGTCTGCTTCGGAGAAACAGGAACATGTGAAGCTTCAGAAGCAGACGGAGAAGAAGAACGTGGAGCTGGAGACTCTGAGGACtcagaaagaaaaactgcaggaaGAGCTCAAGCAGGCAGAGGCCACAATCGATGAACTGAAGGAACAG GTGGATGCTGCTCTGGGCTCAGAGGAGATGGTGGAGACCCTGACAGAGAGGAACCTCGACCTTGAGGAGAAAGTCAGAGAGCTGAGAGAAACAGTGACTGATCTG GAAGCCATCAATGAGATGAATGATGAGCTCCAAGAGAATGCCAGAGAAACGGAGATGGAGCTGAGGGAGCAGCTCGATCTGAGTGGAGCAAAGGTCAGAGAGGCAGAAAAAAGGGTGGAAGCTGCCCAGGAGACTGTAGCTGATTACCAGCAGACCATCAACAAATACAGAGAACTCACTGGCTCACTTCAG GAGGCCAACAGGGAGCTCATCAGTCAGCAGAATGCAAATGCAGAACAAGTTCAGCAACCACCTGCAGAGCTGTTTGACTTTAAGATCAAGTTTGCAGAGACCAAGGCTTACGCCAAG GCCATTGAGATGGAGCTGAGGAAAATGGAAGTAGCTCAGTCGAACAGACAGGTGTCCCTCCTCACCTCCTTCATGCCAGACTCCTTCCTTCGCCATGGTGGGGACCATGACTGTATTCTGGTGCTCCTGCTTATTCCCAGGCTCATCTGCAAG GCTGAACTCATCAGTAAACAGGCACAGGAGAAGTTTGACTTGAACGGGAACCCGGTGCAGGGAACAGGGCTCAGAGGGCCTCCGGGAGAACAGCGCAGTTTCGCTTCAGGACTGGTCTACTCTCTCAGCCTGCTGCAGGCCACCCTGCATAAATATGAACA GGCTCTGAACACCTGCAGCGTGGACGTTTTTAAGCGCATGGGAACACTTTACTCTGAAATGAGTTTCCATGAACGCTCTCTGGATTATTTCATAGATCTGCTGCATAAAGATCAGCTGGATGAGACAGTTCAGGTGGAACCTCTTACTAAGGCCATCAAGTACTATCAG CAACTGTACAGTATCCATCTGGCAGATCACACTGAAGACTGCACAGTGCAGCTGGCTGATCACATTAAG TTTACTCAGAGTGCCCTGGACTGTATGGTAGTGGAGGTAGCTCGTCTGCGCGCCTTCCTGTCATCAGGACAGGAGAGCTCTGGTTTAGCAGTTCTTCTGAAGGACCTGGACACCTCCTGTTCTGATATCAGACAGTTTTGTAAGAAGATCCGCCGTCGCATGCCCGGAACAGATGTGGCTGGAGTCCCCGCTGCTCTCAGTTTTGGACCAGAG GTTTCAGAGACGCTGACCGAGTGCAGGCGTCAGTTGACCCGTGTGGTTGCGGTACTTCAAGAGGTAGCTGCAGCTGGAGCTCAGATGGTTCCTTCGCTGGGAGAACAGGAAGGTCTCAATGCTCTTAAACTGGAGGATATTGCCTGCAAGGTTGTGGAGCAG GTATATGGTTCCCATGGTGTAAATGGCCCAGAGTTACTGCGGCAGTCTTGCAGCTCTGTCATCACCACCATGAACAAGATGGCTACAGCCATGCAGGAAGGAGAGTATGATGCTGAAAAACCACAGGGAAAG ACTCTTCCAGTGGAAATGAGAGCAGCCACAGTCAGGGCAGAAATGACTGACGCCGAAGGTCTGGGAGTCAAACTAGAAGACAGAGAAACCGTCATCAAGGAGCTCAAGAAGTCTCTCAAGATTAAG GGTGAGGAGCTGAGTGAGGCCCATGTCCGCCTCAGCCTCTTGGAGAAGAAGCTGGACACCTCCACCAAAGATGCTGATGAACGTGTGGAGAAGATTCAGACCAAATTGGATGAGAACCTTGCCCtgctgaagaagaaagaaaa GGAGTTTGAGGAGACGATGGATGCTTTGCAGGCTGATATTGACCAGCTGGAGGCTGAGAAGGCAGAGCTGAAACAACGAATCAGTAACCAGTCAAAGATGACCATTGAAGGCCTGAGAGGTCCACCTGCCTCAGGAATTGCCTCCATCGTTCAGGGATCAGCAGGAG GTCTGCCTCCCTCTATGGGAGGGCCAATGCAGGTGGTGGACTCTCCTCTCCTCAGGCAGCAGATTGAGGCCCAGAGGCTGGGTATTAAACACCttaagaatgaaaacaacagactcAAG GCAGAGAAAATGAGAGCCCAGCTAGCCTCCCTGCCACCGCTCCGCCCTCCTAAACTCCCACAAGTGTCTAAAGAAAGCTCCATGCCTCCAGAGGGACTAAACACAGGGATATACCGAAGGACTGACCAGCTGCTGGCAACCCTGCTCAAGCTGAGTGCCGAGGTTAAAGTGGTGGACATCACTGGAAAGACGGCAG TTAGTGCAAGCGCTCAGCTCCTGGAGCAGACAGCTCGTCTGCAGAACCTCAGTGATGCTCTGGATAAACTCAAG GGTGAGGTAGCTGAACATGTGGTCTCATATCAGCCTGGAGCAAAGGCTTCTTCTGACTTTGCTACATTCCCCGTCACCTCTTTTACTAAG GCCAAGGAAGAGAAGCAGGGAGACACGGTATTCATTGGCCGTGTTGCGATTCCATGCACCCGTGGGCAGGAACAAGTCCACCATCTCGTCCTATCAAAGCCGCAGTTGCAGCAAGTGCACAGTCTCCTCATGGTTTAG